The DNA segment AAGAAGAATAGCTGAAGAAACTTTAGTTGTTTATGTTCCAATTGCAAACAGATTAGGTATTTCTATGCTAAAAAATGAACTTGAAGATTTAGCATTTTTTTACATATATCCAGATGAATACAATAAGATTGATAATTTTTTAAAAGAAAATGAACAATCTATGCAGTTAAGCTTTAATAATTTTATAACTGTTACTAAGAATCTATTAGAAAAAAATGGTTTTGAAGAAAAAGACATTAAAATTTATTCTAGAGTAAAACATCACTATTCAATATATTTAAAGATGCAAAGAAAAGGAATTACAATTGAGGAAGTCCTTGATTTATTTGCTATTAGAATTTTAGTTTCTAGTGATATTGAATGTTACAAAGCTTTAGGTCATATTCATCTAGAATTTAAACCTTTAGTTTCAAGATTTAAAGACTATGTTGCAACTCCAAAGGAAAATGGATATCAGACAATCCATACAACAGTTTTTTATAATTCAAAAATTTATGAAATACAAATTCGTTCTTTTGATATGCACAATATTGCTGAATATGGAATTGCAGCTCATTGGGCCTATAAAACTGGAGAAAAAAACAAATCTTCAATACAAAATGCAAATCTTAATTGGTTAAAATCTTTAGAGTTTTCAAATGATAATGTAGAAGAGTTTTACAATGAAACAAAAGAAAATTTATTTAATGACGAAATAATCGTTTATTCTCCAAAAGGTGAAGTTTTCATTTTACCAATTGGTTCAACTGCTTATGATTTTGCATTTGCTGTTCATACAAGTGTTGGAGAAAAAGCTGTCTCTTGTTTTATAAATAAAATTAAAAAACCTCTTTTAACAGTTTTAAAAAGTACAGATATTGTATCTATTGAAGTTGGTGAAGAAACTATCGTTAGATGTTCTTGGATAGATATGCTAAGAACTCCTAGAGCTAAAAAACAACTAAGAATTTTATGTGCTCAAAGACAAAAAGAGATAGATAAACTATCAGGTAGAAATATTTTGAATACTGTATTCTCAAGATATTATGAAAATATTTTAGAAGTACATGATGTTGATAATATCTATAAAGTACCTCAGGTTTTAAGCTATTTTAAACATGCAAAACTACTTTTAGAAAAAAGAATAACAAAAGAAAAAGGGTTAATGGCTAGGTTTAAAATTTTAACTAGCAAAATTAAAGAATTCAAATTTGACAATATGATGATTTATTCAAATTTTAATATAAATTCTATCTCTTTTGATCATTGTTGTCATCCTAAGTTTGGTGATGATATTGTTGCTTTTAGAAATGGAACAGACGCAATAATTCATCATAAAATGTGTGACAAAGCATATTCAAAAATAAAAGCAAATCACCAAATGTTATTTTGTACATGGACAAATAGCAGTGTATTTAGATACAAAATGCTAATTAGTATTCCAAATACTAAAGGAGAGTTAGCAAAAGTATTTAATTATTTATCAAAAAATGATTTTTATATTCTAGTTGTAAATTTTGGAAGACAAAAACATACTTACAATCAATATTGCGATATAGAATTTGAAACAAATAAATCAAATATAGATGAAGTTAAAAAAATTGTTGAAAAAGAGATAAAAGTTATTGAATTTTTATCAAAAAAAGATGCATACAATAAATAAAAGGTTTAATAAAATATGGAAAATAAAATTAATGAAGCAATAAAAGAGATACAAAGAGGAACGGCTGAAATTATAGATATTGAAGCTATTACAAAATTAATAAAAAGATATTTTGAAACAGGTGAAAACTTCTATGTAAAAGCTGGATTTGATCCTACTGCTCCTGATATTCACCTAGGACATACGGTTTTAATCCAAAAACTTGCAACTTTTCAGAAATTTGGAGCAATTGTTCAATTTTTAATTGGAGATTTTACTGCAACAATAGGTGACCCAACAGGAAAAAGTGAAACAAGAAAAGTTTTAAGTGAAAGTCAAGTTTTAGCAAATGCAGAAACTTATAAAGAGCAAGTTTTTAAAATTTTAGACCCAAATAAAACACAAGTTGTATTTAATAGTACATGGTTAAAAGAACTAGGAACAGGAGGTCTTATAACTCTCGCTTCAAATTTAACAGTTGCTAGAATGCTTGAAAGAGATGATTTCTCAAAAAGATATTCAAGCAACACTCCTATTGCTGTTAGTGAATTTTTATACCCTTTATTACAAGGTTACGATTCTATAGCTTTAAATAGTGATGTTGAATTAGGTGGAACTGACCAAAAATTCAATCTTTTAATGGGAAGAACTTTACAAAAAGCTTATAACTGTAAAAAACAACAAGCTGTTTTAATGATGCCAATTCTTGAAGGGCTTGATGGTGTTCAAAAAATGTCAAAATCTCTAGGTAATTATATCGGAGTTACTGACGAACCATTTGATATGTTTGGAAAAGTGTTATCAATATCAGATGAATTAATGTGGAGATATTTTGAACTTCTTTCAGATAAAACTTTAAAAGAAATAGAAGATATTAAAAATGGAGTAAATAATGGTACTTTACATCCAAAAAAAATAAAAGAGGAGTTAGCAGCAGAAATTGTTGATAGATTCCATGGAACTGGAGCTGGTTTAGCTGCTAAAGAAGAGTTTGAAAAAGTATTTGCAAAAAAAGACATTCCAACAGATATAGAAGAATTTACTTTTGATACTGAAATATGGATTTGTCAAGCACTTGTAGATACAAAACTAGTTGAATCAACTTCTCAAGCAAGAAGAGATATAAAATCAAATGCGG comes from the Aliarcobacter cibarius genome and includes:
- the tyrS gene encoding tyrosine--tRNA ligase, encoding MENKINEAIKEIQRGTAEIIDIEAITKLIKRYFETGENFYVKAGFDPTAPDIHLGHTVLIQKLATFQKFGAIVQFLIGDFTATIGDPTGKSETRKVLSESQVLANAETYKEQVFKILDPNKTQVVFNSTWLKELGTGGLITLASNLTVARMLERDDFSKRYSSNTPIAVSEFLYPLLQGYDSIALNSDVELGGTDQKFNLLMGRTLQKAYNCKKQQAVLMMPILEGLDGVQKMSKSLGNYIGVTDEPFDMFGKVLSISDELMWRYFELLSDKTLKEIEDIKNGVNNGTLHPKKIKEELAAEIVDRFHGTGAGLAAKEEFEKVFAKKDIPTDIEEFTFDTEIWICQALVDTKLVESTSQARRDIKSNAVSINQEKISDDKLNLYPGEYIIQKGKKSFAKVIVR
- a CDS encoding RelA/SpoT family protein, which produces MNNFLREVQSINTIDNAINKLKTRINVSDKLYEIIEFIIEAHEGQFRKSGEPYAVHPILVATITSSFSQDEDVIATALLHDVVEDTPFTLEYVEDRWGKNVANMVKGLTKVSDIREENFVTSKDSTDAKIVQAALTFRKMLIASVDDPRVLIVKLCDRLHNMLTLSVLAPNKQRRIAEETLVVYVPIANRLGISMLKNELEDLAFFYIYPDEYNKIDNFLKENEQSMQLSFNNFITVTKNLLEKNGFEEKDIKIYSRVKHHYSIYLKMQRKGITIEEVLDLFAIRILVSSDIECYKALGHIHLEFKPLVSRFKDYVATPKENGYQTIHTTVFYNSKIYEIQIRSFDMHNIAEYGIAAHWAYKTGEKNKSSIQNANLNWLKSLEFSNDNVEEFYNETKENLFNDEIIVYSPKGEVFILPIGSTAYDFAFAVHTSVGEKAVSCFINKIKKPLLTVLKSTDIVSIEVGEETIVRCSWIDMLRTPRAKKQLRILCAQRQKEIDKLSGRNILNTVFSRYYENILEVHDVDNIYKVPQVLSYFKHAKLLLEKRITKEKGLMARFKILTSKIKEFKFDNMMIYSNFNINSISFDHCCHPKFGDDIVAFRNGTDAIIHHKMCDKAYSKIKANHQMLFCTWTNSSVFRYKMLISIPNTKGELAKVFNYLSKNDFYILVVNFGRQKHTYNQYCDIEFETNKSNIDEVKKIVEKEIKVIEFLSKKDAYNK